Part of the Streptococcaceae bacterium ESL0687 genome is shown below.
AATTTGTAACCAGTGGGCGTTACCCGCGTAAGGGATGGTTTCGTAAGATCAACGAACATGACTGGGAACATGTAGAAAAATCTCTAAAAGCCGTAGGCATGTGGGAATTTAGGCACAAGAAAATTGGGGAACTATCGGGTGGTCAAAAGCAAAGGATTGTCATTGCTAGAATGTTTGCTTCAGACCCAGATTTATTTGTGCTAGATGAGCCAACAACTGGAATGGATGATGTGAGTAGGAGGGATTTTTATGAACTCATGCACCATAGTGTTCATGAACACGGAAAATCTGTTTTAATGATTACCCATGATGCTGAGGATGTAAAAGACTTTGCTGACCGCAATATTCATCTGGTGAGAAAGCAAGATTCACCTTGGCGTTGTTTCAGTGTCCACGATGATTGGAGGGAAAAATAATGGAGATATTCCAATATGACTTTATGATTCGCGCCTTCTTAGCGATTGTGGCCATGTCTATCTTTGCCCCCCTCCTAGGAGTTTTTCTCATATTAAGGCGGCAAAGTCTAATGAGTGACACCTTAAGTCACGTCTCTTTAGCAGGGGTTGCTATGGGCCTATTTCTAGGTATTTCTCCAACGGCTGCAACCCTTATTGTTGTTATCCTTGCAGCTATTTTACTTGAATATCTAAGGACAGTTTATAGTGACTTTTTGGAGGTAGCAACAGCCATACTAATGAGTCTGGGTCTATCGGTGGCTCTAATCTTAACCAGTAAATCAGGAGGGTCGAACTCTGTAAGCATTGACCAGTATCTTTTTGGATCAATTGTTACTATATCTGAGGTTCAAGTAGTTCTTCTATTTGTTTTAGCCCTAGCAATAGTAGTTCTTTTCCTTCTTTTTATGAGGCCCATGTATATTTTAACCTTTGATGAGGACGTGGCCTTTGTTGACGGCTTACCTACGAGATTTATGTCAACAGCCTTTAATATCATAACAGGTATTTCAATTGCTTTGATGATTCCTGTCGCAGGTGCCCTCTTAGTTAGTGCAATCATGGTAATGCCAGGTAGTATAGCTTTAAGGGTTGCTAAATCCTTTAAGTCAGTAATGCTAATCAGTATTATCCTAGGATTTTTTGGGATGGTAAGTGGTTTACTTATTTCCTACTACTGGGCAACTCCAGCCAGTGCAAGTATCACGATTGTCTTTGTGGCAATGTTTGTTCTCATGCTTATTTATAAAAAGTTACTTCAAAGAAAGTGATAGCAAATATTAAAAAACCAGCTGAAATGTTTTCTTAACATCCTGCTGGTTTTTATTAAGTCTTCTTTAAGAGTACTTGTTTATTATCGAATTAAATGTGCTGCTAGAAGCATGAAACTCAAGATTTTCACCAGTAAAAGGGTGAATCAA
Proteins encoded:
- a CDS encoding metal ABC transporter ATP-binding protein; this translates as MHYINVKDLSFYYDDEPVLENVSYHVDDREFVTLTGENGAAKSTLIKASLGILKPKEGKVEISKVNNKGKKLRISYLPQQVASFNAGFPSTVSEFVTSGRYPRKGWFRKINEHDWEHVEKSLKAVGMWEFRHKKIGELSGGQKQRIVIARMFASDPDLFVLDEPTTGMDDVSRRDFYELMHHSVHEHGKSVLMITHDAEDVKDFADRNIHLVRKQDSPWRCFSVHDDWREK
- a CDS encoding metal ABC transporter permease, with product MMEIFQYDFMIRAFLAIVAMSIFAPLLGVFLILRRQSLMSDTLSHVSLAGVAMGLFLGISPTAATLIVVILAAILLEYLRTVYSDFLEVATAILMSLGLSVALILTSKSGGSNSVSIDQYLFGSIVTISEVQVVLLFVLALAIVVLFLLFMRPMYILTFDEDVAFVDGLPTRFMSTAFNIITGISIALMIPVAGALLVSAIMVMPGSIALRVAKSFKSVMLISIILGFFGMVSGLLISYYWATPASASITIVFVAMFVLMLIYKKLLQRK